The following DNA comes from Triticum aestivum cultivar Chinese Spring chromosome 3D, IWGSC CS RefSeq v2.1, whole genome shotgun sequence.
GGTCAAAAAATTCATGTTCCCTAAAAAACTGTGTTTAAAACTCCCTACAGTTGAGCCTAATATGAGTGGAACTTATGTCGACAATAGAGGTAAAACATGGGCAGTCAGCTAGTCCGATTTATTTAACAAGGCAAGAACAATCTTGCCAATCGCAAGATAGTTCATTAATATCACAAAGGGAGTGGATGGTGCAAATATGATCATGCTAATGAAATGATAACATAGTTTCAGAGGGGCTTACAATACAATAATTTTCTATTGATCCTGAGAAAAGTATAGGTAGATGGTTTAGATAGTGATTATGAGCATAGTTGCCTGATTCATGATTCGCTACCTCATACAAATTGAATTTCCTGGGGGTAGACATTGGGTTCGTGCATCGAAACATGAGGTTCGCTGAACACCTTCGTCACAAAATATCCAAGGTTGCATAAAagggagaaaataaaaaaaagacaACTAACTCACCTAGTCTAAATGCCTAATGGGGCAAAGCTGCCATCCACGAACTAAGGTTCAGCACAAAAGATGGGGAAATTGCAACACAACCTAAGAACGCAAATGCTATAGCAATCACGTAGCTAACACAGTGGTTTGCTGTGCACAGCTCACTGTCGCTGAAGAACCTGGAAACAGCACCTGACATGCAGGCTGCGCTGTACATAGTTACTGCTGTGATCTGTAAGTAAGTAACATCATTAACTCAAAATATATTGTTAAAATAGAAAAAATGCAAAGAAGAGTAGAGATTTGCGCGAACCCCATCTCCGACGGAGAAAAGCCGACTCAGCAGAGGGTGTCGTAAATGACGCTTGGCAAGTAGCGCGTAGATGTCCAACAGGGCCAGTACTAGGCTCCACAAGAACAACAAACCAACAGCTGCGATGACAAAGCTGAGCATACCAATACTCATTAGTTTGCTATACGGGAAAGAATTAAAAGCCATGATGATTACAGAATAAGAGAAAATCCTAACCGAAAGGAAGGAAAGGGCCTGAAGTGAGTGTTCGCCATCACAGAGAGCGTGATGGAAGCGCAGATGAACTGAGCACACCGCAATCCAAGGCCGCAAAGCGTGCCAGGCTTGCCTGGCACGTCATCCATTCTAACCTGCGGCTGCTGGCCCGCCTGAACCTCCACCTCCATCGGGTGCACGACCGGATGACTCATTTTCCTGCCTTGAAATAACCACAATTTTATCTGAACCATGTAAACTATATCGGTGAATAGAAAGATCATCAAAAAAATCACATTTAAAACAAAAGGAAATACAATGTTCATGGACATCAAAACAATTGATTTTGAGAGGAACAATATCACAAAAAACACACCCACAAACATGAGGTCTTGTCATCATTGAACGACGCGATTACAAACTTGCAATGAGAATTTCGAGTTCATGTCAATTGACAAGTTGAACATAACACAAATGAGAGGTTCATCTCGAAACTTGCAATAACAACTCATGGTTCATGACTTGACAAGTTCCAACATAACACAAATTCAAAAGTAGCCTTCACATGAGAAAGACAACTTCACCATCTGCAAAGAAACAACACATAACAGCCATAATCAGTACATTTGATGTTTTTAGTTCAGTTTAACGTTTCAATGGGGCAAGCTGGAAACATGATTCCAACAGTATCTTGGGTTTCTGTATGTCATATGCGTAATACTAGTATGTTGTCCCTGCAGAATCAACCAACCATTGGGATCTCTAGAATCACAAGACTCGTCT
Coding sequences within:
- the LOC123075836 gene encoding CASP-like protein 5A1 yields the protein MSHPVVHPMEVEVQAGQQPQVRMDDVPGKPGTLCGLGLRCAQFICASITLSVMANTHFRPFPSFRFVIAAVGLLFLWSLVLALLDIYALLAKRHLRHPLLSRLFSVGDGITAVTMYSAACMSGAVSRFFSDSELCTANHCVSYVIAIAFAFLGCVAISPSFVLNLSSWMAALPH